GTCGGCACCGGCACAGACTACATCCGATATTCGAATATCCCGGAACACTGGCGTCTCTTCGCTAATCTCCTGAGATAGATCACTGCCTCGGGCAGACCCTTCCTGATTTGCATAGAAAAAGGAAAACGAGATGGCTTCCATAATGATATCTTTCATATATATGCGCTCAATCTGAATGTCCTCAACCACTCCGCCGCGCCCACGTGCGCTTTTGAAGCGAAGTCCAATGTCTGTGCCGATAAACGTACAATCCGACACACGCACATGCCGCACACCACCGGACATTTCACTGCCAATGACAAACCCGCCATGACCGTGATACACCGTGCAATCCCGAATGGTGATGTACTCCGATGGCAGACCCAGTTCACGACCTTCGGCATCCTTGCCTGATTTCAGACAGATCGCATCATCACCGACATCGA
The nucleotide sequence above comes from Paenibacillus sp. W2I17. Encoded proteins:
- a CDS encoding glycoside hydrolase family 28 protein, whose product is MNPVVMWVVEKSVFDVGDDAICLKSGKDAEGRELGLPSEYITIRDCTVYHGHGGFVIGSEMSGGVRHVRVSDCTFIGTDIGLRFKSARGRGGVVEDIQIERIYMKDIIMEAISFSFFYANQEGSARGSDLSQEISEETPVFRDIRISDVVCAGADTALLVSGLPELPLDGVIIQRYSVQARSGIQCAHAKHLHIAELQAQITEGPLVHLHQCKGAELESIQGKGADGRLLMVTGHESAGIVCREVDADTDGRQISVGPEVRSGVIIRR